Proteins from one uncultured Anaeromusa sp. genomic window:
- a CDS encoding Cof-type HAD-IIB family hydrolase, whose translation MLKKADVKLLVFDLDDTLLNDQIAISLRSQQAIRAAVEQGIKVTLATGRMYCSTVFFADLLDVNVPLITYNGAMVNERPSGKPLFHSPIKPSLAKGILQLCKERQWYIQSYCNDQLYVSEMNDYAKRYAEITGAKPIPAGNQLYTMEQSPTKMLVVAGPNQVSEIVEEFQTRFGDQVSIAESKPSYLEITNPDVNKGNALKVVAERIAIDLREVVAFGNGVNDISMLRCAGMSVAVGNAHQDVKEAACLVTGTNNEDGVAAVIERYLLS comes from the coding sequence ATGCTAAAAAAAGCAGATGTTAAATTGTTGGTATTTGATCTTGACGATACCTTGTTAAATGATCAAATCGCAATATCCTTGCGGTCGCAACAAGCTATCCGCGCAGCCGTAGAACAGGGGATAAAAGTGACGCTGGCTACAGGTCGGATGTATTGCTCGACGGTATTTTTTGCTGACTTATTGGACGTGAATGTTCCTCTTATTACGTATAATGGAGCGATGGTTAATGAACGGCCTTCCGGAAAACCGTTATTTCATTCCCCGATTAAACCGTCGTTGGCTAAGGGAATTTTGCAATTGTGCAAGGAACGGCAGTGGTATATTCAAAGTTATTGCAATGATCAATTGTATGTAAGCGAAATGAACGATTATGCAAAGAGGTATGCTGAAATAACGGGGGCTAAACCGATTCCGGCAGGTAATCAGCTGTATACTATGGAGCAATCTCCCACAAAGATGCTAGTGGTAGCCGGGCCGAATCAAGTTTCTGAAATCGTAGAAGAGTTTCAAACACGTTTTGGGGATCAGGTTTCCATAGCGGAATCCAAGCCAAGCTATTTGGAGATAACCAACCCGGATGTAAATAAAGGAAATGCGTTGAAGGTTGTTGCAGAACGAATAGCAATTGACCTGCGTGAGGTTGTAGCTTTTGGCAATGGCGTTAATGATATTTCCATGTTGCGCTGTGCAGGTATGAGCGTTGCTGTCGGGAATGCGCATCAAGATGTAAAAGAAGCCGCTTGCCTGGTAACTGGCACAAACAATGAGGATGGAGTTGCGGCTGTCATTGAACGATATCTTTTGAGCTAG
- a CDS encoding Nif11-like leader peptide family natural product precursor, translated as MSTESAKAFIHQMKTDTEFAKKMTACNNTEEFHKQILTLGFDFTLKELCTLDGELSEDQLCDVAGGSLHSCTQPIPVMGVYDCKEGEYF; from the coding sequence ATGAGTACTGAATCAGCCAAAGCCTTTATCCATCAAATGAAAACAGATACTGAGTTTGCTAAAAAAATGACCGCGTGCAACAATACGGAAGAGTTCCACAAGCAAATACTAACACTGGGATTTGACTTTACCTTAAAAGAATTATGCACTTTGGATGGCGAGCTATCCGAAGATCAATTGTGCGATGTAGCAGGTGGTAGTCTTCACTCCTGCACACAGCCCATACCTGTTATGGGAGTCTACGATTGCAAAGAAGGCGAGTATTTTTAA
- a CDS encoding glycerol-3-phosphate responsive antiterminator — MLPTEKLLEALKECPIIASLQKPDMVTAAINSNVRIVMISSGDIFNIGEISQLLKKNNKIVLVHVDMVGGMARDKVAIRYLKEKLDVDGIVTPNGQLVASGNKEGLITAQRIFAHDTPSVLSGINALRQSKPDFIEIMPGGAVLKVYEDIRKNFQQPVIAAGLIKSVQDVKQVLKAGAVGADTSNPGLWNFVNDGCSVLRNK, encoded by the coding sequence ATGCTTCCAACTGAGAAACTTTTAGAAGCTCTAAAAGAATGTCCCATTATTGCTTCTCTTCAAAAACCGGATATGGTTACTGCAGCGATTAATAGCAACGTGCGGATTGTTATGATTTCATCAGGAGATATTTTTAATATTGGCGAGATTAGTCAGCTCTTAAAAAAGAATAATAAAATAGTATTGGTTCATGTGGACATGGTTGGGGGTATGGCAAGAGATAAGGTTGCAATACGGTATTTAAAAGAGAAGCTTGATGTAGATGGAATTGTCACTCCCAACGGGCAACTGGTTGCGTCGGGGAATAAAGAAGGATTAATTACGGCGCAACGGATCTTTGCGCATGATACTCCTTCGGTACTTAGCGGAATCAATGCATTGCGGCAGTCGAAGCCTGACTTTATCGAAATTATGCCAGGTGGAGCGGTATTGAAAGTGTACGAAGATATTAGAAAAAACTTTCAACAGCCGGTCATTGCGGCTGGACTCATTAAGAGTGTTCAAGATGTCAAGCAGGTTCTTAAAGCCGGGGCGGTTGGCGCTGATACCAGTAATCCGGGCTTATGGAATTTTGTTAATGATGGTTGCTCGGTCTTGCGTAATAAATAG
- a CDS encoding MalY/PatB family protein yields the protein MKHNFDELIERRGTECKKWNTYDADVIPMWIADTDFKCPQPVIEAMVKRAEHGIFGYPTNLNSFEQSIVNWQKKRFGWEVQTDWVEYTPAVIPAIVYAMYAFTNPGDNVVIQMPAYHPFHAIIPDNGRHILGNPLILREDGSYDVDFENLEELLKKRKTTMFLLCSPHNPTGKCFTREELTKMSELCLKYNVFVVSDEIHSDIIYSGNQHIPYGSLSQAAADNCVVCVNPSKTFNIAGVRTGAAIIPNRNNHDLFYAPLEALKAYGRTIFGTLPIEVSYNECEYYADQLLEYLEGNRKYLKEFLETRVPKIKMGNPQATYLMWLNCKGLNLEPKALQQFFLQKAKVAMNEGSTFGPGGAGFMRMNIACPRSRLVEALERIEKAVNQL from the coding sequence GTGAAACATAATTTTGATGAACTCATTGAACGCAGAGGGACTGAATGTAAAAAATGGAATACCTATGATGCTGATGTGATTCCTATGTGGATTGCTGATACAGATTTTAAGTGCCCTCAGCCTGTCATTGAGGCTATGGTAAAACGCGCCGAGCATGGTATTTTCGGATACCCTACGAATCTGAATAGCTTTGAACAATCGATTGTGAACTGGCAGAAGAAGCGCTTTGGCTGGGAGGTGCAAACCGATTGGGTAGAATATACGCCTGCGGTAATTCCCGCCATTGTATATGCTATGTATGCGTTCACGAATCCTGGCGACAATGTTGTTATCCAGATGCCTGCGTATCATCCTTTTCATGCGATCATCCCGGATAATGGGCGGCATATTCTAGGCAATCCGTTGATCCTGCGGGAAGACGGAAGCTACGATGTGGATTTCGAGAATTTAGAGGAACTGCTTAAAAAGCGGAAAACCACGATGTTCCTCCTGTGCAGTCCGCACAACCCGACAGGCAAGTGTTTTACCAGGGAAGAGCTGACGAAGATGTCGGAGCTTTGTTTGAAGTACAACGTATTTGTTGTTTCTGATGAAATTCACTCTGACATCATTTATAGCGGTAATCAGCATATTCCATATGGCAGCCTTTCGCAAGCGGCGGCGGATAACTGTGTTGTTTGCGTGAATCCAAGCAAAACCTTTAATATTGCGGGCGTACGTACAGGCGCAGCCATTATTCCTAACCGGAACAATCATGACTTGTTTTATGCCCCATTGGAAGCGCTAAAGGCGTATGGTCGTACTATTTTTGGAACGCTTCCTATCGAAGTGAGCTATAACGAGTGTGAGTATTATGCGGATCAGTTGTTGGAGTACTTAGAGGGCAATCGAAAGTACCTGAAAGAGTTTTTGGAGACGAGAGTACCCAAAATTAAAATGGGAAATCCGCAGGCAACGTATTTAATGTGGCTTAATTGCAAAGGATTAAACTTAGAGCCAAAAGCATTGCAGCAATTCTTCCTGCAAAAAGCAAAAGTTGCTATGAATGAAGGATCTACCTTTGGGCCTGGCGGGGCTGGCTTTATGCGGATGAATATTGCCTGCCCGCGTTCTCGGTTAGTAGAAGCGCTGGAACGAATCGAAAAAGCAGTCAATCAACTATAA
- a CDS encoding NHLP bacteriocin system secretion protein — MQKEKTKKLFRKEALENLRSPEQLDTLFAPTTPVAWVTLLVILLLVASVLIWSIFGVITTKVSGTGLIVDANGSANIYSTTSGRLKELRVKVGERVSRGQVVAIVEQLEMEAQLAKLNRDLAMAISSDDRATKEANLHELQEKLQRNSQVVSPVDGIVSDQIANGMGDILTPGTPLLNVRIDEERKGEMLVLLYVPVLEGKKIQQGMMVQIAPGSVDASEYGTLVGKVRSVSNYPVMADSITNWTGNKELTAWILKQTGGVAMEVKVELLKDSETKTGYVWSSVGGAPEKITPGTACTGNVIVKRQAPITKVFLKLNRSDWK, encoded by the coding sequence GTGCAAAAGGAAAAAACTAAAAAACTATTTCGGAAGGAAGCGTTAGAAAATCTGCGCTCGCCGGAACAATTGGATACATTGTTTGCGCCAACGACGCCGGTAGCTTGGGTCACTTTGCTTGTCATACTGCTTTTAGTGGCCTCTGTGTTAATTTGGTCAATTTTTGGGGTAATTACTACCAAAGTTAGTGGTACGGGTCTCATTGTGGATGCCAACGGCTCTGCTAATATTTACTCTACCACTAGCGGACGCTTAAAAGAATTACGGGTAAAAGTCGGTGAGCGAGTGAGCCGAGGGCAAGTCGTAGCGATTGTAGAGCAATTAGAAATGGAGGCGCAGCTTGCCAAACTCAATCGGGACCTGGCTATGGCGATATCTAGTGACGATCGGGCGACTAAAGAGGCCAACCTGCATGAACTCCAAGAAAAATTGCAGCGTAACAGCCAAGTGGTCAGCCCTGTGGACGGAATTGTTTCCGATCAGATTGCTAATGGGATGGGAGATATTTTAACACCGGGTACGCCGCTGCTGAACGTACGTATTGATGAGGAACGCAAGGGTGAAATGCTGGTGTTGTTGTATGTCCCGGTATTGGAGGGGAAGAAGATACAGCAAGGGATGATGGTGCAAATCGCACCGGGTTCGGTTGATGCGTCGGAATACGGTACATTGGTCGGGAAGGTGCGTAGTGTGTCGAATTATCCGGTTATGGCTGACAGTATAACAAACTGGACCGGAAACAAGGAGCTGACCGCTTGGATACTCAAGCAAACAGGCGGGGTGGCGATGGAGGTCAAGGTCGAGTTGCTCAAGGACAGTGAGACCAAGACGGGGTATGTGTGGTCGTCTGTTGGCGGCGCGCCGGAGAAAATTACACCAGGAACCGCTTGTACAGGCAATGTCATCGTAAAGCGACAAGCTCCGATTACGAAGGTTTTTTTAAAACTAAATCGGAGTGATTGGAAATGA
- a CDS encoding FadR/GntR family transcriptional regulator, with translation MFGFFYILSTGIPVYQKGGTNMFKSLNKVNEGNSLYHQVVENIRTLVLEGKLKPGEKLPSERELAEMYGVSRVPVREALKTLEFLGILKSVRGDGMYIQKLQAEDLLGNVAFAVQENETDLLQELFEARVVIEVKATQLAAVRRTEEDLEEMLEAVLDMERDLLLNRDASMSSYRFHLAITKASHNRVLYRMHENLSSILKLSRKKSLSIQGHGHVALEFHKQLLTEIRNQNADRAGELMMEHLQKASHLLGSEKKQSGKAT, from the coding sequence ATGTTCGGGTTTTTTTATATTTTAAGCACTGGTATACCAGTATACCAAAAAGGAGGAACCAATATGTTTAAGAGTTTAAATAAAGTGAATGAAGGAAATAGCCTATACCATCAGGTGGTTGAAAATATTCGTACTTTAGTGTTGGAGGGGAAGCTGAAACCCGGAGAAAAGCTGCCATCTGAAAGGGAGCTAGCGGAAATGTACGGAGTGAGCCGGGTTCCCGTCCGAGAGGCATTGAAAACGCTAGAGTTTTTAGGAATTTTGAAAAGTGTTCGCGGCGATGGCATGTATATTCAAAAGCTGCAAGCTGAAGATTTGCTGGGCAATGTTGCCTTTGCCGTGCAAGAGAACGAAACGGATCTATTGCAGGAATTGTTTGAGGCACGGGTAGTCATAGAGGTGAAAGCAACGCAATTAGCTGCTGTAAGACGGACAGAGGAAGATTTGGAGGAGATGTTAGAAGCGGTATTAGATATGGAGCGAGATTTATTGCTGAACCGGGATGCGTCCATGTCTTCCTATCGTTTTCATCTAGCTATTACGAAAGCGTCTCATAATCGCGTTTTGTACAGAATGCATGAGAACCTTTCTAGCATATTAAAGCTTTCCAGGAAAAAGTCTTTGAGCATCCAGGGTCATGGCCATGTTGCCTTGGAATTTCACAAACAGCTGTTAACGGAAATTCGAAATCAGAATGCAGACCGTGCAGGGGAGTTGATGATGGAACATCTTCAAAAAGCGAGTCACTTACTGGGCAGTGAGAAGAAGCAGAGTGGTAAAGCTACGTAA
- a CDS encoding radical SAM protein: MRYARLTKDWLLRGWTDEPWTIINWTNGSCRKLSAEWFETAKACDGLTDFDNIDGVLQQNIRLSKLINAGLAEECEQGEGIQPYQRFIQADNPYIRSIHWSITGHCNLKCRHCYMQSPDGRYGELPLPDMLGIIEQLAAANVHLVELTGGEPFMRTDLLDILAALVAKQINVLRIYSNGTLITDDILLEIKKLGLFPAIQISFDGCGAHDAMRGIVNAETATIEAIQRLNSQGFPVIVATSIDRTNIHTLDITYTLLKELGIRFWRVAAPQKIGNWRTTTTSLSPEERLSACAPIAARWLKDGKPFALQLPGYRSTEDEKAPVRYTPESYDCMSCRICCSLLPDGTVLPCATYTDTVIYEKMPNLLRESFAGIWSDSALRKIIDIKKSEVLAHNSQCTTCKEFNRCGGGCRATSAVATGDLLTVDPQLCELYKSKFQQRFSVLAGLSAAAASSNPK, translated from the coding sequence ATGCGTTACGCTAGACTAACAAAGGATTGGCTGCTCCGAGGCTGGACCGATGAACCTTGGACGATTATAAACTGGACGAACGGCTCTTGCCGCAAATTGTCGGCCGAATGGTTTGAAACGGCCAAAGCTTGCGACGGCCTAACTGACTTTGATAATATAGACGGAGTTCTTCAGCAGAACATTCGCCTAAGCAAACTGATCAACGCCGGGCTGGCCGAAGAGTGCGAACAGGGAGAAGGCATACAACCCTATCAAAGATTCATTCAAGCAGATAATCCCTATATACGCTCTATTCATTGGTCTATCACCGGCCATTGCAACCTGAAATGCCGACATTGTTATATGCAGTCTCCCGACGGGCGTTATGGAGAACTCCCTTTGCCGGACATGCTGGGAATCATCGAGCAATTAGCCGCAGCCAATGTCCATTTGGTGGAATTAACTGGCGGCGAGCCTTTTATGCGCACCGATTTACTGGATATTCTAGCAGCGTTAGTCGCAAAACAGATCAATGTGCTGCGGATTTACTCCAACGGCACCTTGATTACCGACGACATCCTGCTAGAAATAAAAAAGCTGGGCCTCTTCCCCGCTATACAGATTAGTTTTGACGGCTGCGGCGCCCATGACGCTATGCGCGGGATCGTGAATGCGGAAACGGCCACCATCGAAGCCATCCAGCGCTTGAACAGCCAAGGGTTTCCCGTCATTGTCGCCACCAGCATTGACCGAACCAATATCCACACGCTAGATATTACCTACACGCTGCTGAAAGAGCTTGGTATTCGCTTTTGGCGGGTGGCGGCGCCGCAAAAGATTGGCAACTGGCGCACAACCACTACGAGCCTAAGCCCGGAAGAAAGGCTGTCAGCCTGCGCGCCCATCGCCGCTCGCTGGTTAAAAGACGGCAAGCCTTTTGCACTGCAGCTCCCCGGGTACCGAAGCACCGAAGACGAAAAAGCTCCTGTTCGCTACACTCCAGAAAGTTATGATTGTATGTCCTGCCGAATATGTTGTTCCCTGCTTCCCGACGGTACAGTTCTGCCTTGCGCGACCTATACAGATACGGTAATTTACGAAAAAATGCCAAATCTATTGCGCGAATCCTTCGCCGGAATATGGTCTGACTCCGCTTTGCGCAAAATTATCGATATTAAGAAAAGCGAGGTATTGGCACACAACAGCCAGTGTACCACTTGCAAGGAATTCAATCGTTGCGGCGGCGGTTGCCGCGCGACTTCAGCAGTGGCAACCGGCGACTTACTAACTGTAGACCCTCAATTGTGCGAACTGTATAAGAGCAAATTCCAGCAGCGTTTTAGCGTTCTTGCAGGTTTATCGGCTGCAGCCGCTTCCTCGAATCCAAAATGA
- the dcuC gene encoding C4-dicarboxylate transporter DcuC — translation MEIVITLLVVAWVIFMILKKFYPQAVLLIAGMVLLVFACILGHGPLLEGKQSSGSAFLDVFNTISVLLSSRVAGLGLMIMSIAGFAKYMEYIGASKSLFALVSTPIKYIKSPYVLLVFSFFISQFLVLFIPSHAGLGLLLMVMLYPILIRAGVSKLSALGVIGCAQYMDVGPGSGNAILAANVCKMEPAVYFVDYQLPIFITTTLILGVTHFFVQKWWDKKEGFSGQEEFVEESGAEESRPPLIYAVLPIIPMVLILGFSPLFHSKVKMDVVTAMFLSTFISMIFEYVRTKDYRTVLKSLQNLYDGMGQSFATVVSLIVAGEVFAAGLTKIGAVDFMTNGAQNLGLGIELLIILFCLVIAGCAFLMGSGNAAFFSFAALAPKIASSLHIDVITLVLPMQIMTSFGRVVSPITAAIVAIAGVAGVSPVQVVKRTAIPMAVAAIVNIVFIFIRA, via the coding sequence ATGGAAATTGTAATTACATTATTAGTAGTTGCATGGGTTATCTTTATGATTTTGAAAAAGTTTTATCCGCAAGCGGTCTTGTTGATTGCGGGAATGGTGCTGTTGGTTTTCGCGTGTATTTTGGGTCATGGTCCATTGCTGGAAGGCAAGCAATCTTCCGGGTCCGCCTTTCTTGACGTGTTTAATACCATAAGCGTTTTACTGAGTTCCCGGGTAGCTGGTCTAGGGCTTATGATTATGTCGATTGCTGGTTTTGCTAAATATATGGAATATATAGGCGCCAGCAAGTCGTTGTTTGCATTGGTCTCGACGCCAATCAAATATATCAAATCGCCATACGTTCTTTTGGTCTTTAGTTTCTTTATCAGTCAGTTTTTGGTTCTCTTCATTCCCAGCCATGCTGGTCTAGGGCTGTTGCTGATGGTGATGCTGTATCCAATTCTTATCCGGGCAGGGGTCAGCAAACTATCGGCATTAGGGGTTATTGGCTGTGCGCAATACATGGATGTCGGTCCTGGCTCAGGGAATGCGATTTTAGCCGCTAATGTATGCAAAATGGAGCCTGCGGTTTACTTTGTAGATTATCAGCTGCCTATTTTTATTACAACGACGTTGATTTTGGGAGTTACGCATTTCTTTGTACAGAAGTGGTGGGATAAGAAGGAAGGCTTTTCCGGGCAAGAAGAGTTTGTGGAAGAGTCTGGGGCGGAAGAAAGTCGTCCTCCTCTTATCTATGCGGTATTGCCCATTATCCCGATGGTGCTGATTCTAGGATTTAGTCCTCTATTTCACAGTAAAGTGAAAATGGATGTGGTTACAGCCATGTTTTTGAGTACCTTTATCAGTATGATTTTTGAGTACGTACGGACTAAAGACTATCGCACGGTGTTGAAAAGCTTGCAAAATTTGTATGATGGAATGGGACAAAGCTTTGCAACGGTAGTAAGCTTGATTGTGGCCGGTGAAGTCTTTGCAGCCGGTTTGACGAAGATTGGCGCGGTCGACTTTATGACGAACGGCGCTCAGAATTTGGGGCTAGGAATTGAATTGCTGATTATTCTCTTCTGTCTGGTCATTGCGGGATGTGCTTTCTTAATGGGCTCCGGCAATGCAGCGTTCTTTTCGTTTGCAGCGTTGGCGCCGAAAATTGCGTCATCCTTGCATATTGATGTAATTACTTTGGTTTTGCCGATGCAGATTATGACTAGCTTTGGGCGCGTAGTATCCCCTATTACTGCTGCAATTGTAGCGATTGCCGGTGTGGCGGGAGTATCGCCGGTGCAGGTAGTCAAGCGGACGGCTATACCGATGGCTGTAGCGGCCATTGTAAATATAGTATTTATTTTTATTCGTGCGTAA
- a CDS encoding DUF1847 domain-containing protein gives MKCAKCTHKKCYLEGQNCTKRTVEEVKEAYTGERLEIMKAAACTEGRFYNNLTRLEETAEFCKIMGYKKIGMAFCIGLNKEAKVIEEFFSKSFEVHSVCCKVCGVSKENLGLEQIKAGAREIMCNPIMQAKELAANEVEFCVSVGLCVGHDSLFNQAATVPVTCLVAKDRVLAHNPLGAVYSRYWRKKLGVAMEDEV, from the coding sequence GTGAAATGTGCAAAATGTACTCACAAAAAATGCTATTTGGAAGGGCAGAATTGTACGAAACGTACCGTGGAGGAAGTAAAAGAAGCTTATACCGGTGAGCGCTTGGAGATCATGAAAGCGGCAGCTTGTACGGAAGGACGCTTCTATAATAATTTGACGCGCTTAGAAGAAACGGCAGAGTTTTGCAAAATCATGGGGTATAAAAAAATTGGCATGGCGTTCTGCATCGGCTTAAACAAGGAAGCCAAGGTAATTGAAGAATTCTTCTCAAAATCCTTTGAAGTCCATTCGGTTTGCTGCAAGGTTTGCGGTGTTAGCAAAGAAAATCTTGGCTTGGAGCAAATTAAAGCAGGCGCCAGAGAAATCATGTGCAACCCAATCATGCAAGCGAAAGAGTTAGCCGCTAACGAAGTGGAATTTTGCGTGAGCGTAGGGCTGTGCGTGGGACATGACTCCTTGTTTAACCAGGCGGCCACAGTGCCGGTAACGTGCTTGGTTGCTAAGGATCGAGTGTTAGCGCATAATCCGTTAGGCGCGGTGTATTCGCGGTACTGGAGAAAGAAACTAGGGGTTGCGATGGAAGATGAAGTCTAA
- a CDS encoding Nif11-like leader peptide family natural product precursor has translation MSVESAELFIKRMKSDKEFAAKINAFKSMEEAKQYIASQGFQFTMEDLGKCRQELSDDELEKVAAGEPSGLPHCEAGAVYDPYPDCPDAIIMYL, from the coding sequence ATGAGTGTGGAATCTGCTGAATTATTTATAAAGCGTATGAAATCTGACAAGGAATTTGCCGCAAAAATCAATGCGTTCAAAAGCATGGAAGAAGCGAAGCAGTATATTGCCAGTCAGGGTTTCCAATTTACGATGGAGGATCTTGGAAAATGCCGACAAGAGCTCTCCGATGATGAGTTGGAAAAGGTTGCCGCAGGGGAGCCAAGCGGACTTCCTCACTGTGAAGCAGGCGCTGTGTATGATCCTTACCCAGACTGCCCAGATGCCATCATTATGTATTTATAA
- a CDS encoding RidA family protein, which translates to MKEIINTKKAPGAIGPYSQAVKANGFVFISGQLPLNPETGEFPEGGVKEQTRQSLKNLQAILEADNLSFSDVVRTGVFLKNMEDFAAMNEVYGEFFTEKFPARVCVEVARLPKDARVEIEVTAVCE; encoded by the coding sequence ATGAAGGAAATTATTAATACGAAAAAAGCGCCGGGAGCGATCGGTCCGTATTCGCAAGCCGTAAAAGCCAATGGATTTGTTTTTATTTCCGGGCAATTGCCGCTTAACCCGGAAACCGGAGAGTTTCCAGAAGGCGGCGTCAAGGAGCAGACAAGACAGTCGCTGAAAAATCTGCAAGCCATCTTGGAGGCGGACAACTTATCGTTTTCTGATGTGGTCCGTACCGGAGTCTTTCTGAAAAACATGGAAGACTTTGCTGCTATGAATGAAGTGTATGGAGAGTTTTTCACGGAAAAATTCCCGGCTCGTGTGTGCGTAGAGGTTGCGCGCCTTCCGAAGGATGCTCGTGTTGAAATTGAAGTAACTGCGGTTTGCGAGTAA